A DNA window from Pontimonas salivibrio contains the following coding sequences:
- the ruvA gene encoding Holliday junction branch migration protein RuvA, with amino-acid sequence MISQLRGVVALVDGSRVVIDIHGVGLSVSVPERTASVLRAGEDTLLHTSMIVREDDMSLTGFALAEERDLFDQLRSVGGVGPKSALGVLQHYTAEEIASAIASEDDATFRQVSGIGPKTAKLIVLTLHGKLTAPPVGAGKGAVDTSVSGADQAAIVQALVGLGWSERVAKKGVSDMLESLGEGETPSVSDLVRRALQLLGPQTSREGNR; translated from the coding sequence GTGATTTCGCAGCTTCGTGGTGTGGTGGCGCTTGTTGACGGTAGCCGCGTGGTGATTGATATCCACGGTGTCGGCTTGAGCGTTTCTGTGCCAGAGCGCACAGCCAGCGTGTTGCGTGCTGGCGAGGACACTCTCCTGCACACCTCCATGATCGTGCGCGAAGACGATATGAGCCTTACTGGTTTTGCACTTGCTGAGGAGCGCGACCTGTTTGACCAGTTGCGAAGTGTCGGGGGAGTGGGGCCGAAGTCTGCGCTGGGTGTACTGCAGCACTACACCGCAGAGGAAATCGCCTCCGCCATCGCCAGTGAAGATGACGCCACTTTTCGCCAAGTGAGCGGAATCGGTCCAAAGACAGCGAAGTTAATCGTGCTAACCCTTCACGGCAAGCTGACCGCACCACCGGTAGGCGCCGGCAAAGGAGCTGTGGACACATCCGTGTCTGGAGCGGATCAGGCCGCTATTGTCCAAGCACTGGTCGGTTTGGGCTGGTCGGAGCGTGTAGCCAAAAAGGGAGTGTCGGACATGTTGGAGAGCCTGGGCGAGGGGGAAACCCCAAGTGTTTCCGACCTTGTGCGCAGAGCACTTCAGCTTCTGGGGCCCCAGACAAGCCGTGAGGGTAACCGTTGA
- the ruvC gene encoding crossover junction endodeoxyribonuclease RuvC has protein sequence MPRILGVDPGITRLGVGVVDNPHGSSLSMIAVDVLRTPPEWDITERLLHLQRGVAQLLDLHKPDVLALERVFAQHNVRTVMGTAQVSGIVIALAAERGIPVSHRTPSEVKAAVTGYGGAKKAQVQTMVKNILSLDEIPKPADAADALALAITEAWRGRVPGVQGRGASASPVSSTQTPAQRAWREALGQRTNLG, from the coding sequence GTGCCACGCATACTCGGTGTCGACCCTGGAATCACCAGGCTCGGCGTCGGCGTGGTCGATAACCCTCACGGGTCATCTCTGAGCATGATTGCTGTGGACGTGCTTCGCACGCCCCCCGAGTGGGACATCACCGAACGGCTCCTGCATCTCCAACGAGGGGTCGCGCAACTGCTCGACCTGCACAAGCCCGATGTTCTTGCCCTCGAGCGCGTCTTTGCTCAACACAATGTCCGCACGGTGATGGGCACGGCCCAAGTCAGTGGCATCGTGATTGCTCTCGCCGCCGAACGTGGCATCCCGGTAAGCCACCGCACACCAAGCGAAGTGAAGGCCGCCGTCACCGGCTACGGCGGTGCAAAAAAAGCACAGGTTCAAACCATGGTGAAAAATATTTTGAGCCTGGACGAGATTCCTAAACCCGCCGATGCCGCCGACGCCCTCGCACTGGCCATTACCGAAGCCTGGCGGGGTCGGGTGCCGGGAGTTCAAGGCCGTGGGGCCTCTGCTTCCCCGGTGTCCAGCACACAGACGCCAGCTCAACGCGCGTGGCGCGAGGCTCTTGGTCAGCGCACCAACCTAGGCTAA
- a CDS encoding YebC/PmpR family DNA-binding transcriptional regulator, which yields MSGHSKWATTKHKKAVIDAKRAKSFAKLIKNIEVAAKIGGADPAGNPTLADAIQKAKKSSVPNDNIDRAVKRGAGLSGESVDYQTIMYEGYGPSGVAMLIECLTDNKNRAAAEVRTIMSRNGGTMGDPGSVAYNFARKGVIAVAKTDGLSEDDVLAAVLDSGAEEVIDRGEGFDVITDPSDLVENRKAIQAAGIDYEQAEAEFVASVTITPELEVAKKVFSLIDALEESDDVQNVFTNMELSPELLSALDE from the coding sequence ATGTCAGGACACTCTAAGTGGGCAACGACGAAGCACAAGAAAGCCGTCATCGACGCGAAGCGTGCGAAATCTTTCGCCAAACTCATCAAAAACATTGAGGTGGCGGCCAAAATTGGCGGCGCCGACCCAGCCGGCAACCCCACCCTGGCCGATGCGATCCAAAAAGCAAAAAAGTCGTCAGTACCCAACGACAACATTGATCGCGCCGTGAAGCGTGGGGCTGGCCTGAGCGGTGAATCCGTCGACTACCAAACGATCATGTACGAAGGTTACGGGCCGAGCGGTGTCGCCATGCTCATCGAATGTTTGACTGACAACAAAAATCGCGCCGCCGCTGAAGTTCGCACCATCATGAGTCGAAACGGCGGCACCATGGGTGACCCGGGAAGCGTCGCCTACAACTTTGCCCGCAAAGGGGTAATCGCGGTCGCGAAAACCGACGGACTCTCGGAAGACGATGTCCTGGCTGCCGTTTTGGACTCGGGCGCAGAGGAAGTCATCGACCGCGGTGAAGGTTTCGACGTCATTACTGACCCGTCCGACTTGGTGGAAAACCGAAAAGCAATACAGGCGGCGGGAATCGACTACGAGCAGGCTGAAGCAGAGTTCGTGGCTTCGGTGACGATTACCCCCGAACTGGAAGTAGCCAAGAAGGTCTTCTCACTGATTGACGCACTCGAGGAATCCGACGACGTCCAAAACGTGTTCACCAACATGGAACTCTCACCCGAGCTGCTTTCCGCACTAGACGAGTAA
- the pdxT gene encoding pyridoxal 5'-phosphate synthase glutaminase subunit PdxT has translation MGGSSPAIGILALQGDVFEHRRMLESLGATVVEVRGVRDLAGLQGLVIPGGESSVMDKLTRLFDLVEPLRGAIDEGLPVLGTCAGMIMLAKDLVDGIDGQETLGGLDISVQRNAFGAQRESFDTRLSVKGVAGEPMDVSFIRAPVVTRVGPGVQVLASLEDGRVVAVDDSQCMALAFHPEVSGDSRLHEAFVKRAGNYPPLPGDLPTTLA, from the coding sequence GTGGGTGGTAGTAGCCCGGCAATTGGCATTCTCGCCCTTCAGGGCGATGTGTTTGAGCACCGGCGCATGCTGGAATCCCTCGGCGCGACCGTTGTCGAGGTCCGCGGTGTGCGGGACTTAGCGGGGCTACAAGGCCTTGTGATTCCCGGCGGCGAGTCCAGTGTGATGGACAAGCTCACCAGACTGTTTGACCTCGTCGAGCCCCTTCGGGGGGCAATTGATGAGGGGCTTCCCGTACTGGGCACCTGCGCCGGAATGATCATGCTCGCGAAAGATCTCGTCGACGGTATCGACGGTCAGGAAACACTGGGCGGCTTAGACATCAGTGTCCAGCGCAACGCCTTTGGTGCTCAACGGGAATCATTTGACACCCGGCTGAGCGTCAAAGGGGTGGCCGGCGAGCCGATGGATGTGTCCTTCATCCGCGCTCCGGTGGTCACCCGGGTCGGCCCCGGGGTTCAGGTGCTTGCGTCACTCGAGGATGGTCGAGTGGTGGCGGTAGACGACTCCCAGTGCATGGCGCTGGCTTTCCATCCGGAAGTGAGCGGTGATAGCCGCCTGCACGAAGCGTTTGTGAAACGCGCTGGCAACTATCCGCCCCTGCCTGGAGACCTCCCGACTACACTGGCCTAG
- the pdxS gene encoding pyridoxal 5'-phosphate synthase lyase subunit PdxS — MSEQGNQTGSARVKRGLADMLKGGVIMDVVTPEQAKIAEDAGAVAVMALERVPADIRAEGGVARMSDPDLIDEIINSVSIPVMAKARIGHFVEAQILQELGVDYIDESEVLSPADYVNHIDKWGYTVPFVCGATNLGEALRRINEGAAMIRSKGEAGTGDVSEATKHIRTILGEINHLKSKTPDELYVAAKELQAPYDLVVEVARTGSLPVVLFTAGGMATPADAAMMMQLGADGVFVGSGIFKSGDPAKRAKAIVQATAQFHDPSVIANVSRQLGDAMVGINVNDLPAPHRLAERGW, encoded by the coding sequence ATGAGTGAACAGGGCAATCAGACCGGAAGTGCACGCGTCAAGCGTGGTCTGGCCGACATGCTTAAAGGTGGCGTCATCATGGACGTCGTCACACCGGAGCAGGCAAAAATCGCCGAAGATGCCGGTGCCGTAGCCGTAATGGCCCTGGAGCGAGTCCCCGCAGACATCCGTGCCGAAGGTGGCGTCGCGAGGATGTCCGACCCGGACCTGATCGACGAAATCATCAACTCGGTATCGATCCCGGTGATGGCGAAAGCCCGAATCGGGCACTTCGTTGAAGCCCAAATCCTCCAAGAGCTCGGTGTGGACTACATCGACGAATCGGAAGTCCTCAGCCCCGCGGACTACGTCAACCACATCGACAAATGGGGTTACACGGTTCCTTTCGTGTGTGGCGCGACCAACCTGGGTGAAGCCCTGCGCCGGATCAACGAAGGTGCCGCGATGATTCGCTCCAAAGGCGAAGCAGGCACCGGCGATGTCTCCGAGGCGACCAAACACATCCGTACCATTTTGGGTGAAATCAACCACCTCAAGTCCAAAACCCCCGACGAGCTTTACGTCGCCGCCAAAGAGCTCCAAGCCCCCTACGACCTGGTGGTCGAAGTGGCGCGAACCGGTTCACTGCCTGTGGTGTTGTTTACCGCTGGTGGAATGGCGACCCCCGCAGACGCGGCCATGATGATGCAGTTGGGCGCAGATGGCGTGTTTGTCGGCTCCGGCATCTTCAAATCTGGTGACCCGGCGAAGCGGGCGAAAGCGATTGTGCAAGCAACCGCCCAGTTCCACGACCCCTCCGTCATCGCCAATGTGTCCCGCCAGCTGGGTGATGCCATGGTGGGGATCAACGTGAACGACCTTCCCGCACCACACCGCCTGGCAGAGCGTGGGTGGTAG
- a CDS encoding HIT family protein: MTEDQPDAVLRDAWEVPGAPDSFQRLWVPHRIGYIHGNEGKKPGECVFCVATELPEDESLVVFEGTHNYVVLNLFPYNPGHLLICPYRHIAQYDEASEAETAEIAALTQHAMVLLREVAGAHGFNIGMNQGRIAGAGIEEHLHQHVVPRWGQDSNFFPIIAKTKAMPQLLGDIRDQLRTAWSQSETK, encoded by the coding sequence ATGACTGAGGACCAACCAGACGCCGTCTTACGCGATGCGTGGGAAGTGCCTGGCGCCCCCGATAGTTTTCAGCGCCTCTGGGTACCCCACCGCATCGGATACATCCACGGCAATGAGGGGAAAAAGCCGGGCGAGTGCGTCTTTTGTGTCGCCACCGAGCTTCCTGAAGACGAAAGCCTCGTGGTGTTTGAAGGCACTCACAACTACGTCGTGTTGAACCTTTTTCCCTACAACCCCGGCCACCTATTGATTTGTCCTTACCGACACATCGCCCAATACGACGAAGCCAGTGAGGCCGAAACGGCCGAAATTGCCGCACTCACCCAACACGCCATGGTGCTGCTTCGCGAGGTGGCTGGAGCCCACGGGTTTAACATCGGAATGAACCAAGGTCGCATCGCCGGTGCGGGCATTGAAGAGCATCTCCACCAGCACGTGGTGCCGCGGTGGGGTCAAGATTCCAACTTTTTCCCCATCATCGCCAAAACCAAAGCCATGCCACAGCTGCTGGGAGATATCCGCGACCAGCTGCGTACAGCATGGTCACAGTCTGAAACAAAATAG
- the thrS gene encoding threonine--tRNA ligase, with protein MNTSPQASRAVVVDQETTGNALFADPSVVAIRVDGELRDLHSTVTPGSTVEPVEIDSPDGLDILRHSTAHVLAQAVQQIRPEAKLGIGPPITDGFYYDFDVEEPFTPDELKTLEKTMQKIVNQSQRFHRRVVTDDEAKAELASEPYKLELIGLKSEASQGGDNESVEVGAGELTMYDNVDAKSGDTVWSDLCRGPHLPHTKLISNGFSLTRVAAAYWRGSEHNPQLQRIYGTAWPTKDQMREYLDRLEEAKRRDHRILGQELDLFSFPEEIGSGLPVFHPKGGVIRREMENYSRRRHEEAGYEFVNSPHISKQELFETSGHLSWYKEGMFPPMQIDEVRNDAGEITRAGVDYYLKPMNCPFHILIFRSRQRSYRELPLRMFEFGSVYRYEKSGVVHGLTRVRGMTQDDAHIFTTREDLETELQGVLDFVLGLLADYGLNDFYLELSTRDDSDKFVGGDEIWTEATEILQRVAEGSGLELVPDPGGAAFYGPKISVQARDAIGRTWQMSTIQLDFMLPERFDLEYQSADGSRQRPIMLHRALFGSIERFFGVLTEHYAGAFPAWLAPVQVVGIPVAEEFAPYLTEVIDRMRALGIRAEIDDSDERMQKKIRTHTKQKVPYLLIAGEDDRSAGAVSFRFRDGSQNNGVPIDEAIAHIQKAIAERSDD; from the coding sequence GTGAACACTTCCCCACAAGCCTCCCGCGCTGTTGTTGTCGACCAGGAAACCACTGGGAATGCACTTTTTGCTGACCCTTCAGTGGTCGCCATCCGGGTAGACGGGGAATTACGAGACCTGCACTCCACGGTGACTCCCGGCAGCACTGTGGAACCGGTCGAGATTGATTCACCAGACGGCCTCGACATTCTTCGACACTCCACCGCACACGTGTTGGCGCAAGCGGTTCAACAGATCAGGCCGGAAGCAAAACTCGGTATTGGGCCTCCCATTACCGACGGTTTCTACTACGACTTCGACGTGGAGGAGCCGTTTACTCCCGATGAGTTGAAAACCTTGGAAAAGACGATGCAGAAAATCGTCAACCAGTCGCAGCGGTTTCACCGCCGGGTTGTCACCGACGATGAAGCGAAGGCTGAGCTGGCATCAGAGCCCTACAAACTGGAACTCATTGGTCTGAAATCGGAAGCGTCCCAGGGTGGTGACAACGAATCCGTTGAGGTGGGGGCCGGTGAGCTCACCATGTATGACAACGTGGATGCCAAATCTGGTGACACCGTGTGGAGTGACCTGTGTCGAGGTCCGCACCTGCCCCACACGAAGCTCATTTCTAACGGGTTTTCACTGACGCGCGTCGCGGCGGCCTATTGGCGAGGCAGTGAACACAACCCCCAACTGCAGCGTATCTATGGCACAGCGTGGCCGACTAAAGACCAAATGCGGGAATATTTGGACCGCTTAGAAGAAGCAAAACGCCGCGACCACAGGATTCTCGGTCAAGAGCTCGACCTGTTTAGCTTCCCGGAAGAAATCGGTTCAGGCCTGCCGGTGTTCCACCCCAAGGGCGGAGTTATCCGCCGGGAAATGGAGAACTACTCGAGGCGGCGCCACGAAGAAGCCGGCTACGAGTTTGTGAACTCACCGCACATTTCCAAACAGGAACTGTTCGAAACTAGCGGTCACCTGTCTTGGTACAAAGAGGGCATGTTCCCGCCGATGCAGATCGACGAGGTGCGAAACGACGCCGGGGAAATCACTCGGGCAGGGGTGGACTACTACCTGAAGCCGATGAACTGCCCCTTCCACATTCTCATTTTCCGCTCCCGGCAGCGCTCCTACCGCGAACTTCCCCTTCGAATGTTCGAATTTGGTTCGGTTTACCGATACGAAAAATCTGGTGTCGTTCACGGCCTCACCCGAGTGAGGGGGATGACCCAAGATGACGCGCACATCTTCACCACCAGGGAAGATCTCGAAACAGAACTCCAAGGGGTCTTGGACTTCGTGTTGGGTCTGCTGGCCGACTACGGCCTGAATGACTTTTACCTCGAGCTGTCCACCCGGGATGATTCGGACAAATTTGTCGGAGGCGACGAGATTTGGACAGAGGCGACTGAGATTTTGCAGAGGGTCGCTGAAGGCTCCGGCCTCGAGTTGGTGCCAGACCCCGGTGGGGCCGCGTTTTACGGCCCCAAGATCTCGGTGCAAGCCCGCGATGCGATCGGTCGGACCTGGCAAATGTCCACCATTCAACTGGATTTCATGTTGCCGGAGCGCTTCGATTTGGAATACCAGTCGGCCGATGGGTCCAGGCAGCGCCCGATTATGCTCCACCGTGCCCTCTTTGGCTCCATTGAGCGTTTCTTTGGTGTGCTGACCGAACACTATGCGGGTGCGTTCCCCGCCTGGCTTGCCCCTGTCCAAGTGGTGGGCATTCCCGTTGCAGAAGAATTTGCTCCCTACTTGACCGAGGTCATCGACCGGATGCGGGCCTTGGGTATTCGCGCCGAAATAGACGATTCGGATGAGCGGATGCAGAAGAAGATTCGCACCCACACGAAACAAAAAGTGCCCTACCTGCTGATCGCCGGTGAAGACGACCGCAGCGCGGGTGCGGTGAGTTTCCGCTTTAGGGACGGCTCCCAAAACAATGGTGTGCCCATCGATGAAGCCATCGCCCACATCCAAAAAGCCATTGCGGAGCGCTCCGATGACTGA